Proteins encoded by one window of Archaeoglobus veneficus SNP6:
- a CDS encoding 50S ribosomal protein L37e, with the protein MSDGTAAMGKRGRKRVHIKCRRCGRVSFHRRKGYCAACGFGRSKRLRSYNWVRKKKDRN; encoded by the coding sequence TGCAATGGGTAAGAGAGGGAGGAAGAGAGTCCATATAAAGTGCAGAAGGTGTGGTAGGGTTTCATTCCACAGGAGAAAGGGTTACTGCGCAGCGTGTGGCTTCGGCCGCAGCAAGCGGCTCAGAAGCTACAACTGGGTAAGGAAGAAAAAAGACCGCAACTAA
- the thsB gene encoding thermosome subunit beta — MATLHGQPVLILKEGTQRTVGRDAQRLNIMAARVIAEAVRSTLGPRGMDKMLVDGLGDIVITNDGVTILKEIDVEHPAAKMIIEIAKTQDNEVGDGTTTAVVLAGELLKRAEELLDQEIHPAIISTGYRLASEKAMEILEEIAIPISKDDDEMLKKIAATAMTGKGAEVALDKLADIVVRAVKTVTEEVNGKLRFDPDYVKLERRQGGGIEDTELVEGIVLDKEVVHPAMPKRVKNAKILLVDSALEVKETETDAKIRITDPEMLQKFIEQEEKMIKDMVNKIVEAGANVVFCQKGIDDLAQYYLAKAGVLAVRRVKKSDIEKLAKATGAKVLTDLRDISSSDLGEAALVEERKVGEDKMVFVTGCKNPKAVTILIRGGTEHVVEEIARGIEDAVRVVGVALEDGKVVAGAGAPEIEISLKLKQWAPTLGGREQLAAEAFAAALEIIPKTLAENAGIDPIDVLVELKAAHERGEKYTGVDVETGKVVDMKERGVLEPLRVKSQAIESATEVAVMILRIDDVIAAKGLEKTKETGFEGMGEPEF; from the coding sequence ATGGCAACGCTGCATGGGCAGCCCGTACTAATTTTGAAGGAGGGAACCCAGAGGACTGTTGGAAGAGACGCGCAGAGGCTTAACATAATGGCCGCTCGCGTTATTGCCGAAGCTGTGAGGAGCACCCTCGGCCCGAGAGGAATGGACAAGATGCTTGTTGACGGCCTTGGTGACATCGTCATCACCAACGATGGTGTCACGATTCTGAAGGAAATCGATGTTGAACACCCCGCTGCGAAGATGATTATTGAGATTGCGAAAACTCAGGACAACGAGGTCGGCGATGGAACCACAACGGCTGTGGTTCTCGCTGGTGAGCTTCTCAAGAGAGCAGAAGAGCTGCTCGACCAGGAGATCCACCCAGCGATAATCTCTACCGGTTACAGGCTTGCATCCGAGAAGGCCATGGAGATACTCGAAGAGATTGCAATCCCGATAAGCAAAGATGACGACGAGATGCTGAAGAAGATTGCCGCAACCGCTATGACTGGCAAGGGTGCTGAAGTAGCCCTCGACAAGCTGGCTGACATCGTTGTTAGGGCTGTCAAGACGGTAACAGAGGAAGTTAACGGAAAGCTCCGCTTTGACCCAGACTACGTGAAGCTCGAGAGGAGGCAGGGTGGAGGTATTGAGGACACGGAACTCGTTGAAGGAATCGTCCTTGACAAGGAAGTTGTACACCCGGCGATGCCCAAGCGTGTTAAGAACGCAAAGATTTTGCTGGTTGATTCTGCCCTTGAGGTCAAGGAGACAGAAACCGATGCGAAGATCAGAATCACCGATCCTGAGATGCTCCAGAAGTTCATCGAGCAGGAAGAGAAGATGATCAAGGACATGGTAAACAAGATCGTTGAAGCCGGAGCAAACGTCGTATTCTGCCAGAAGGGCATTGACGACCTTGCACAGTACTACCTCGCAAAGGCCGGAGTGCTTGCGGTAAGGAGAGTTAAGAAGAGCGACATCGAGAAGCTCGCAAAGGCGACGGGAGCAAAGGTGCTCACAGACCTGAGAGACATCAGCAGCAGCGATCTTGGTGAGGCTGCCCTCGTCGAGGAGCGCAAGGTCGGCGAGGACAAGATGGTGTTCGTTACCGGCTGCAAGAACCCGAAGGCTGTAACGATCCTCATCAGGGGCGGTACGGAGCACGTCGTCGAGGAGATCGCGAGAGGTATCGAGGATGCTGTTAGAGTCGTCGGTGTTGCCCTCGAGGACGGCAAGGTCGTTGCTGGAGCCGGTGCTCCGGAGATCGAGATCAGCCTGAAGCTGAAGCAGTGGGCGCCAACGCTTGGCGGAAGAGAGCAGCTCGCTGCCGAGGCATTCGCTGCAGCGCTCGAGATAATACCCAAGACCCTCGCCGAGAATGCGGGAATCGACCCGATTGATGTGCTCGTAGAACTCAAGGCTGCCCACGAGAGGGGCGAGAAGTACACTGGCGTTGACGTTGAAACGGGCAAGGTCGTTGACATGAAGGAGAGAGGTGTCCTCGAGCCACTCCGTGTCAAGAGCCAGGCAATTGAGTCTGCTACGGAAGTTGCGGTGATGATTCTGAGAATCGACGACGTCATCGCTGCGAAGGGACTTGAGAAGACCAAGGAGACAGGATTTGAGGGAATGGGAGAACCAGAATTCTA
- the purF gene encoding amidophosphoribosyltransferase — protein MCGIVGVYCENESLTPHITYYALFSLQHRGQESAGIAVAGNSSITAHKGMGLVTQVFDERILSRMNGKASVGHVRYSTTGESRIENAQPLLVRSKVGSIAVAHNGNLVNYWGLRSGLEGEGRAFLTDSDTEIIAQLLSACLLDYDTVEALKILDSKLLGSYALTILVNDTLIAYRDPLGFRPLCIGEADFGYVIASESCAIDATGARFIRDVKPGEAVIIEDGKLEFVRISESKRRAFCVFEYIYFARPDSIIDGKSVYGVRHTIGRILAKENPVDADMVSPVPDSGTTSSIGFAQESGIQYLEALIKNRYVGRTFIMPEQRMREFSVRIKMNAVRSNVEGKKVVLVDDSIVRGTTSRKIVDMVRAAGAKEVHFRVGSPPIIAPCYFGIDMSTREELIASCRSIEEIRRTINADSLAYLSLDGLLEAVGIDENELCLACLTGKYPIPVPGEKCVR, from the coding sequence ATGTGTGGTATTGTAGGGGTCTACTGTGAGAATGAATCCCTGACCCCCCATATAACATACTATGCCCTTTTTTCCCTCCAGCATAGGGGCCAGGAATCTGCTGGTATAGCTGTCGCTGGTAATAGCAGTATCACCGCCCACAAGGGCATGGGTCTCGTAACACAGGTTTTCGACGAGAGGATTCTATCAAGAATGAATGGAAAAGCTTCTGTCGGCCACGTCCGCTACTCAACCACTGGTGAATCGAGAATTGAGAATGCTCAACCCCTGCTCGTGAGATCGAAGGTGGGAAGTATTGCAGTTGCCCACAACGGCAACCTTGTGAACTACTGGGGATTGAGGAGCGGACTGGAGGGCGAAGGAAGAGCGTTTCTGACGGATTCCGACACAGAGATCATAGCACAGCTTCTATCAGCGTGCCTTCTCGACTACGATACCGTTGAAGCACTCAAAATTCTCGATTCGAAGCTCCTCGGAAGCTACGCACTTACAATTCTCGTAAACGATACACTCATAGCCTACAGAGACCCGCTGGGGTTCAGGCCGCTTTGCATAGGCGAAGCGGACTTTGGCTATGTTATTGCGAGCGAGAGCTGTGCAATCGATGCTACTGGGGCGAGGTTCATCAGGGACGTAAAGCCGGGCGAAGCTGTCATAATCGAAGATGGAAAGCTGGAATTCGTTAGAATAAGTGAAAGCAAAAGAAGAGCTTTCTGCGTCTTTGAGTACATATACTTCGCCCGCCCCGACTCGATAATAGATGGGAAGAGTGTTTATGGAGTCAGACATACCATAGGCCGAATACTCGCGAAAGAGAATCCGGTGGATGCAGACATGGTTTCCCCAGTTCCCGACAGCGGAACGACTTCGTCAATAGGCTTTGCCCAGGAATCAGGAATTCAGTATCTCGAAGCGCTGATAAAGAACAGGTACGTTGGCAGAACGTTCATCATGCCAGAGCAGAGAATGAGGGAGTTCTCCGTCAGAATAAAGATGAATGCGGTAAGGAGTAACGTCGAAGGAAAAAAAGTCGTCCTCGTGGATGATAGCATAGTCAGAGGCACAACATCAAGGAAAATCGTCGATATGGTGAGGGCTGCCGGAGCGAAGGAAGTGCACTTCAGGGTTGGTAGTCCGCCAATAATAGCCCCATGTTACTTTGGAATAGACATGTCAACGAGGGAGGAGCTTATAGCCTCCTGTAGAAGTATTGAGGAAATCAGGAGGACTATCAACGCCGACAGTCTTGCCTATCTAAGCCTTGATGGTCTGCTCGAAGCTGTCGGCATCGATGAAAATGAACTCTGCCTTGCATGCCTTACTGGAAAGTATCCCATTCCAGTGCCTGGAGAGAAGTGTGTCAGGTAG